One segment of Pandoraea pnomenusa DNA contains the following:
- a CDS encoding MDR family MFS transporter, whose amino-acid sequence MSVMLATILQTLDSTIANVALPHMQGSLAASQDSITWVLTSYIVAAAIATPLTGTLCARFGRRRVFLWSVAGFTIASALCGMAHSLTEIVAARLLQGICGAALVPLSQATMLDINPPHKHGSAMAVFGMGVMVGPILGPSLGGWLTDSYNWRWVFYINLPIGLIAFLGIAAYLKEPAEQKAGKFDVLGFVTLSLAIGLLQLLLDRGEQQDWLNSTEIWLEMLGAIVCFAYFIVHTWTAGEHSFFNRALLRDRNFNTGVVYIFVVGIILYATRALLPPMLQSLFGYPAILTGLVTAPSGAGTMAAMLIVGRLVGRVDVRYLLGFGFALTAYSLYMMAGYPLTLSPSDIVWPGVIQGFGLGFVFVPLTTVTFATLPGQLRADGAAIYSLSRNIGSSIGISVVQTLLTQNTQVNHAVLSERVTPFTQGLESYLQTYGNAAMAAINAEVTRQAAMIAYLDDFRLMMVLTIVVMPLLLFIRMKKKVPGEAEEMVHIAAD is encoded by the coding sequence ATGTCCGTCATGCTTGCGACGATCCTGCAGACGCTCGACAGCACCATCGCCAATGTGGCACTGCCTCACATGCAGGGCAGTCTGGCCGCCTCGCAGGACTCCATCACCTGGGTACTGACCTCCTACATCGTGGCGGCCGCCATCGCCACCCCGCTCACCGGCACGCTGTGCGCGCGCTTCGGCCGCCGTCGCGTGTTCCTGTGGTCGGTCGCCGGCTTCACGATTGCGTCAGCGTTGTGCGGCATGGCGCATTCGCTGACGGAGATCGTGGCGGCGCGTCTTCTGCAAGGCATCTGTGGCGCGGCGCTCGTGCCGCTTTCGCAGGCGACGATGCTCGACATCAATCCGCCACACAAGCACGGGTCGGCCATGGCGGTGTTCGGCATGGGCGTGATGGTCGGCCCGATCCTGGGTCCGTCGCTCGGTGGCTGGCTTACCGACAGCTACAACTGGCGCTGGGTGTTCTATATCAACCTGCCGATCGGGCTGATCGCGTTCCTCGGCATTGCCGCCTACCTGAAAGAACCTGCCGAGCAGAAGGCGGGGAAATTCGACGTGCTGGGCTTCGTCACCCTGAGCCTGGCAATCGGCCTGCTGCAATTGCTGCTCGATCGCGGGGAACAGCAGGACTGGCTGAACTCCACCGAGATATGGCTGGAGATGCTCGGCGCGATTGTCTGCTTCGCCTACTTCATCGTCCATACGTGGACGGCCGGCGAACACTCCTTCTTCAACCGCGCCTTGCTGCGCGACCGCAACTTCAACACCGGTGTCGTCTACATCTTCGTCGTCGGGATTATTCTCTACGCAACGCGTGCCCTGCTCCCACCGATGCTGCAAAGCCTGTTCGGCTATCCCGCGATCCTGACCGGGCTGGTGACGGCGCCCTCCGGCGCAGGCACGATGGCGGCCATGCTGATCGTCGGGCGGCTGGTGGGCAGGGTCGACGTGCGTTACCTGCTGGGATTCGGCTTCGCGCTGACCGCGTACTCGCTATACATGATGGCGGGCTATCCGCTCACGCTCAGTCCGTCGGACATCGTGTGGCCCGGCGTGATTCAGGGTTTCGGGCTGGGCTTCGTCTTCGTACCGCTGACGACTGTCACCTTTGCCACGCTGCCCGGCCAGTTGCGCGCCGATGGCGCCGCGATCTACAGCCTGTCGCGCAATATCGGCAGCAGTATCGGCATTTCCGTCGTGCAAACGCTGCTCACGCAGAACACCCAGGTCAATCACGCCGTGCTGTCCGAGCGAGTCACGCCGTTCACGCAAGGACTGGAGAGCTACCTGCAGACGTACGGCAACGCGGCAATGGCCGCGATCAATGCCGAAGTGACCCGTCAGGCGGCGATGATCGCGTACCTCGACGATTTCCGGCTGATGATGGTTCTCACGATCGTGGTCATGCCACTGCTGCTGTTCATTCGCATGAAGAAGAAGGTGCCAGGCGAAGCCGAGGAGATGGTGCACATCGCAGCCGATTGA
- a CDS encoding ABC transporter substrate-binding protein, with product MQFRFKLMAGAVAFALSASMAIAADPIKIGVSGPFTGGSSSMGVSMRDGVRLAAAEINKSGGVLGRQIVLVERDEEAKNERGVQVAQELINKEKVVATVGFINTGVALASQRFYQDAKIPVFNNVATGTVITEQFKPPKYPDNYVFRNSAKDSIQAPMIVEEAITRRGFKKPAILADSTNYGQLGREDLEKALKAKGITPVAVEKFNIKDVDMTAQLLKAKQAGADVILTYGIGPELAQIANGMGKLGWKLPLVGSWTLAMANYIDNSGANGEGARMPQTFIQEPNTPKRKAFIDAYLAMFKPKNNRIDSAVSAAQGYDSVYLLAAAIKQAGTTDGPKVRAALEDLKTPVEGVVTTYDHPFTHDDHDAITANIPVMGEVKGGRVVYAYDTDLKAGSKVREKASK from the coding sequence ATGCAATTCCGATTCAAGCTCATGGCCGGCGCTGTGGCGTTCGCCCTGTCCGCCTCGATGGCCATCGCGGCCGATCCGATCAAGATCGGCGTGTCCGGCCCGTTCACCGGCGGCTCGTCGTCGATGGGCGTTTCCATGCGCGATGGCGTACGTCTGGCCGCTGCGGAGATCAACAAGTCGGGCGGCGTGCTCGGTCGTCAGATCGTGCTGGTCGAGCGCGACGAAGAAGCCAAAAACGAGCGTGGCGTACAAGTGGCGCAGGAGCTGATCAACAAGGAGAAGGTGGTCGCCACCGTCGGCTTCATCAATACCGGCGTGGCACTGGCGTCGCAGCGCTTCTATCAGGACGCCAAGATTCCGGTGTTCAACAACGTGGCCACGGGCACGGTCATCACCGAGCAGTTCAAGCCGCCCAAGTATCCGGATAACTATGTCTTCCGCAATTCGGCCAAGGACAGCATCCAGGCGCCGATGATCGTGGAAGAGGCGATCACGCGTCGCGGCTTCAAGAAGCCGGCGATTCTGGCGGACTCGACGAACTATGGGCAACTGGGTCGCGAGGATCTCGAAAAGGCGCTCAAGGCCAAGGGCATCACGCCGGTGGCCGTCGAGAAGTTCAACATCAAGGACGTCGACATGACGGCCCAGTTGCTCAAGGCCAAGCAGGCCGGCGCCGACGTGATTCTCACGTACGGCATCGGACCTGAGCTCGCGCAGATCGCGAACGGCATGGGCAAACTCGGCTGGAAGCTGCCGCTCGTGGGCAGCTGGACGCTGGCGATGGCGAACTACATCGACAACTCGGGTGCGAACGGCGAAGGTGCGCGCATGCCGCAGACGTTCATCCAGGAGCCGAACACGCCCAAGCGCAAGGCCTTCATCGACGCCTACCTGGCCATGTTCAAGCCGAAGAACAATCGCATCGATTCGGCGGTCTCGGCCGCGCAGGGCTACGACTCGGTCTATCTGCTGGCCGCGGCCATCAAGCAGGCCGGCACGACCGATGGCCCGAAGGTGCGCGCGGCGCTCGAAGATCTGAAGACGCCGGTCGAGGGCGTGGTCACGACCTACGATCATCCGTTCACGCATGACGATCACGATGCCATTACCGCCAATATCCCGGTGATGGGCGAGGTGAAGGGTGGCCGAGTCGTGTACGCGTACGACACCGATCTGAAGGCCGGCAGCAAGGTTCGCGAGAAGGCCTCGAAGTAA
- a CDS encoding putative bifunctional diguanylate cyclase/phosphodiesterase, which translates to MAGELGNERDDHGRNANDFADELAELTGKRRRWRITARLDELFRSISLYAVPAAIMLLSGIVLLFQESQYAVRGATPLSFQALGDVPATLGPPMVLGSLERAGAVHQFSTRLSEAPVWFRVSVPPVGDTEHTVIEFPSRHAQTLACWRDPAAAPIGRADRSEVSGAIRMSKAGFAIDLGRLASPVSLLCEGTFSGPAHLTLVAWPASQLRVSEREFHRSNGLLEGGLLTLSAFVLVTAIINKEWLYVLFAAWLIGNLRLAANSLGADTQWLERAIPTDWDALVRKATFAIYYVLTYSLFTQLFKRELRVIGLRWMVMVLQWAGVVLCCAAIALPYAHFIPVLWTVAALGIAIVLALLVRILVLTRSRVAVWYSASLAIVLFATFSEVIAAAFNARALSSALNSVTAALFSSLMAALAIAEQMRLEHKGKLEAQTELRNAYDVTPVGLFTLNDQGVFVRGNAALHTMLGIPNTEGRAYRWDQYFGQNTWRMLLDMAQNSDESELEILSLPRDDGRVSRYLVKAIFSAGRIEGSLQDITERARTMEQLRYLAENDPLTGVSNRRGIEKALAEAIRTLSDTRPAALAYLDLDRFKLVNDLFGHAAGDEVLRQACDRMRARLSLDQSVGRTGGDEFIVVFRDATIKEAAAVTRRLVDAIAGEPYQIGERAFQVRASAGVIELTADMRVPDAISSADRACREAKKGRRELVVYERGAAAFRERLAELRLIDALDAGLTPNTLFLEMQPIMEMASPGDSLNFEVLLRMRDADGNIVPASRVISAAEENGTIGMIDKWVLTNTLTWIDTHREQLGKTRFVCVNLSGASLNDEHFVRDIFATLAAHERAVALLCIEITETVALHDLDNTRRFVDRIHQLGGRIALDDFGAGFSSFSYLKDLAVDAIKIDGAFVKSMAAHPANLAIVEAIVALAKNLGIRSVAEWVEDAATLEALSELGVDYVQGFLIARPQTPEAILAADSAASFVRDPELATLLVELGQAFYPRPGSSATLH; encoded by the coding sequence ATGGCGGGGGAACTCGGCAACGAGCGTGACGATCACGGCCGCAATGCGAACGATTTCGCCGACGAGTTGGCTGAGCTCACCGGTAAGCGACGCCGTTGGCGCATCACCGCGCGGCTCGACGAACTCTTTCGCAGCATTTCCCTTTACGCCGTCCCCGCAGCGATCATGCTGCTCTCGGGGATCGTGTTGCTATTCCAGGAGAGCCAATATGCCGTGCGCGGCGCGACGCCACTGAGCTTCCAGGCGCTCGGCGACGTGCCGGCCACGCTCGGTCCGCCCATGGTGCTTGGCTCGCTCGAGCGTGCGGGCGCGGTCCATCAATTCAGCACGCGTTTGTCCGAGGCCCCGGTCTGGTTCCGCGTGAGCGTGCCGCCGGTGGGCGACACGGAACACACTGTCATCGAATTCCCGTCGCGCCACGCGCAGACGCTGGCCTGCTGGCGCGATCCGGCGGCCGCGCCGATCGGCCGCGCCGACCGAAGCGAAGTGAGCGGGGCGATCCGCATGTCCAAGGCCGGGTTCGCGATCGACCTCGGTCGTCTCGCCAGTCCGGTGTCGCTGCTTTGCGAGGGCACGTTCTCCGGTCCGGCGCATCTCACGCTGGTCGCGTGGCCGGCGTCGCAACTGCGCGTGTCCGAGCGGGAGTTCCATCGCAGCAACGGATTGCTCGAAGGCGGCTTGCTGACACTTTCGGCATTCGTGCTCGTCACGGCCATCATCAACAAGGAATGGCTGTACGTGCTCTTCGCCGCCTGGCTGATCGGCAACCTGCGGCTGGCCGCCAACTCGCTCGGCGCCGACACGCAATGGCTCGAGCGCGCGATCCCGACGGACTGGGACGCCCTCGTGCGCAAGGCGACCTTCGCGATCTACTACGTCCTGACGTACTCACTGTTCACGCAGCTCTTCAAACGCGAGCTGCGCGTGATCGGGCTGCGCTGGATGGTGATGGTGCTGCAATGGGCCGGCGTGGTGCTGTGCTGCGCTGCCATTGCGCTGCCTTACGCACACTTCATCCCCGTGCTCTGGACCGTGGCGGCGCTTGGCATTGCGATCGTGCTGGCGTTGCTCGTGCGCATTCTGGTGCTCACGCGCTCTCGCGTGGCGGTCTGGTACAGCGCGTCGCTGGCCATCGTGCTGTTTGCCACTTTCTCTGAAGTGATCGCCGCCGCATTCAACGCGCGGGCGCTGTCGTCTGCGCTCAACAGCGTGACGGCGGCCCTGTTCTCGAGCCTGATGGCGGCACTCGCCATCGCGGAGCAGATGCGACTGGAACACAAGGGCAAGCTCGAGGCGCAGACCGAACTGCGCAATGCCTACGACGTGACGCCTGTCGGTCTGTTCACGCTCAACGATCAAGGCGTGTTCGTGCGTGGCAACGCCGCTTTGCACACCATGCTGGGCATTCCGAACACCGAGGGGCGCGCGTATCGCTGGGACCAGTACTTCGGCCAGAACACATGGCGTATGCTGCTCGACATGGCGCAGAACAGCGACGAGTCCGAGCTCGAGATCCTGTCGCTGCCGCGCGACGACGGGCGGGTGAGCCGGTACCTCGTCAAGGCCATCTTCTCCGCCGGACGCATCGAAGGCTCGTTGCAGGACATCACCGAACGCGCCCGCACGATGGAGCAGTTGCGCTATCTCGCCGAGAACGATCCGCTCACGGGGGTATCGAACCGGCGCGGGATCGAGAAGGCGCTTGCGGAGGCGATCCGGACGCTGTCCGATACGCGACCGGCGGCGCTGGCGTATCTGGATCTCGACCGCTTCAAGCTGGTGAACGACCTCTTCGGGCATGCGGCGGGCGACGAAGTGCTGCGCCAGGCCTGCGACCGGATGCGGGCACGGTTGTCGCTGGATCAGAGCGTGGGGCGCACCGGCGGCGACGAGTTCATCGTGGTGTTTCGCGATGCGACGATCAAGGAAGCTGCGGCCGTGACCCGGCGTCTGGTCGATGCCATCGCGGGAGAGCCCTATCAAATCGGCGAACGCGCGTTCCAGGTGCGCGCGTCGGCCGGCGTGATCGAGCTCACTGCCGACATGCGCGTGCCGGACGCGATCTCGTCCGCGGACCGGGCCTGCCGCGAAGCCAAGAAGGGGCGTCGCGAACTGGTCGTGTACGAGCGTGGTGCCGCGGCGTTCCGGGAGCGGCTGGCCGAATTGCGTCTGATCGATGCGCTCGACGCCGGTCTGACGCCCAACACGTTGTTTCTCGAGATGCAGCCGATCATGGAGATGGCGTCGCCGGGCGACTCCCTCAACTTCGAGGTGTTGCTGCGCATGCGTGACGCCGACGGCAACATCGTGCCTGCCTCGCGCGTCATCAGTGCGGCCGAGGAGAACGGCACCATCGGCATGATCGACAAATGGGTGCTCACGAACACGCTGACCTGGATCGATACGCATCGCGAGCAGTTGGGCAAGACGCGGTTCGTCTGTGTGAACCTGTCCGGTGCATCGCTCAACGACGAGCATTTCGTACGCGACATCTTCGCCACGCTGGCCGCGCACGAGCGCGCGGTTGCCCTGTTGTGCATCGAAATCACCGAGACGGTGGCGTTGCACGATCTGGACAATACGCGCCGCTTCGTCGACCGCATCCATCAACTGGGCGGGCGCATTGCGCTCGACGACTTCGGTGCGGGCTTCAGTTCGTTTTCCTACCTCAAGGATCTCGCGGTCGACGCCATCAAGATCGACGGCGCCTTCGTCAAGAGCATGGCGGCGCACCCGGCCAACCTGGCCATCGTCGAGGCGATCGTGGCGCTGGCCAAGAATTTGGGGATCCGAAGCGTGGCGGAATGGGTGGAAGACGCCGCGACGCTCGAAGCCCTCTCGGAACTCGGTGTGGATTATGTGCAGGGCTTTCTCATCGCCCGCCCGCAGACGCCCGAGGCCATTCTGGCGGCGGATTCGGCGGCGAGTTTCGTTCGCGATCCGGAACTCGCCACATTGCTCGTCGAACTGGGTCAGGCGTTCTATCCGCGCCCTGGCAGCAGCGCAACGCTGCATTGA
- a CDS encoding MarR family winged helix-turn-helix transcriptional regulator, whose protein sequence is MPKIDWSSRFGTLVHDVARVYSRLFDRRARGNFDLTRAQSRVLVMLHRYGVQTQAELAERMELTPMALVRLLDRLREKGLVRRERDPNDKRAHLLYLTEASEAKIDTIVAFANVTEREALADLTPDERAELARLLGKVLVNLTRAEAQCPTPVRRQEPGPE, encoded by the coding sequence ATGCCGAAAATCGATTGGTCTTCCCGCTTCGGCACGTTGGTGCACGACGTGGCGCGCGTGTATTCGCGCCTGTTCGACCGGCGCGCACGAGGCAATTTCGATCTCACCCGGGCGCAGTCCCGCGTGCTCGTCATGCTGCACCGCTATGGGGTTCAGACCCAGGCCGAGCTGGCCGAACGCATGGAGTTGACGCCGATGGCGCTGGTCAGACTGCTGGACCGACTCAGGGAAAAAGGACTCGTGCGCCGTGAGCGCGATCCGAACGACAAGCGGGCCCACCTGCTCTACCTGACCGAGGCGTCGGAGGCAAAGATCGACACCATCGTGGCCTTTGCCAATGTGACCGAGCGCGAAGCGCTCGCGGACCTCACCCCCGACGAACGCGCCGAGCTGGCGCGCCTGCTGGGCAAGGTACTGGTCAACCTGACGCGTGCCGAGGCGCAATGCCCGACGCCCGTGCGGCGTCAAGAGCCCGGTCCGGAATAA
- a CDS encoding DNA translocase FtsK translates to MLLGVPLAMVSSATLAALTGGDGNTAGGSVGQSLSHGLHVALGGTLAMGVAGLVLLFSIPMVFGTTWWGMFMRRRPDDGGVDEPSYETRLDGATREPVRGMSRAAFDIGERGERAQRYQPTLGQGHHNVGSLTEAPVPRRRGLAAQPRWKLSDEERARLDAMQPPPLAPRGAPRAEPAFARTPRGVATPGKGVSATRPGVAAVTGAVASVGASASAGARAVPSRGSYASDDSVGDALRVSEFVRREPGLPARDTRTASPAAAPQGGPRTSGAVNVPGVSNAAAAPNSAAPNASADPLHSTSIPGVSGYRRPVGMAPAHLRGTIVHSPFRKPQLGLEDVPPRGAAPMALRAREAAAPPTSAQTMPADDAVATSGAPAVDARPAPPPAAPVIRGAARWSATDAATPLSSEFAAFSPVELSSGDAGTGANVLPPAPTPEMLAQQEAAREAERLAAREAELAALAHARAMAALRDEAQALLRDLREWTSADVPPHADAASRALDVPDVSSVTAGTPVVDAPDAPSTEIPVELPRPFVFADVPASVEPVDARQRAAVPTPSPSYVASDVRDLSQALPALVPGAAPGELPDALSDALPVALSDAIPADAAEAKPVTDPHDEGEGGASKPHYVLRADGTWARADETPVSLHTTSPAVQVSPVVATPDAAPPILSSPAVPAIPSFAAASAAEPPSASFSSDTPYELPSPRVPVDYDLPPLDLLAPATSQDVASVVSDESLAAVSQLIEQRLAEFKVPVTVVGASAGPVITRFEVEPAVGVRGAQVVGLMKDLARALGVTSIRVVETIPGKTCMGLELPNAQRQMIRLSEILRASAFDAHRSRLALAMGKDITGEPVVADLARAPHLLVAGTTGSGKSVAVNAMILSLLYKATPDDVRLIMIDPKMLELSVYGGIPHLLAPVVTDMKQAAHALNWCVGEMEKRYRLMSALGVRNLAGYNEKIDAARAAGEKVSNPFSLTPDAPEPLDRLPFIVVVIDELADLMMVAGKKIEELIARLAQKARAAGIHLILATQRPSVDVITGLIKANIPTRVAFQVSSKIDSRTILDQMGAESLLGQGDMLFLPPGTGYPQRVHGAFVADDEVHRVVQHWQQYGEPDYDEAILAGDPGDAASADLFGETSGDAEADPLYDEAAAFVLNSRRASISAVQRQLRIGYNRAARLIEQMETAGLVSPMGRNGAREVIVSGD, encoded by the coding sequence ATGCTGCTTGGCGTTCCGCTCGCGATGGTGTCGAGCGCCACGCTCGCCGCGCTCACGGGCGGCGACGGCAATACGGCTGGCGGCAGCGTCGGCCAATCGCTCTCTCACGGCCTGCACGTCGCATTGGGCGGTACGCTCGCGATGGGCGTTGCGGGCCTCGTCCTGTTGTTTTCCATTCCGATGGTCTTCGGCACCACCTGGTGGGGCATGTTCATGCGCCGTCGTCCCGATGACGGCGGCGTCGACGAGCCGTCCTACGAAACACGTCTCGACGGCGCGACCCGTGAACCGGTGCGCGGTATGTCGCGCGCGGCGTTCGATATCGGCGAGCGGGGCGAGCGCGCGCAGCGGTATCAACCGACACTCGGGCAAGGGCACCACAACGTTGGCAGCCTGACGGAAGCGCCGGTGCCGCGTCGTCGCGGTCTGGCCGCGCAGCCGCGATGGAAGCTTTCCGACGAAGAGCGCGCGCGTCTGGACGCGATGCAGCCACCGCCGTTGGCGCCGCGCGGCGCGCCGCGTGCGGAGCCCGCCTTCGCAAGGACACCTCGGGGCGTGGCCACCCCGGGCAAGGGCGTGTCCGCGACTCGACCGGGCGTCGCGGCGGTGACCGGCGCAGTGGCGAGTGTCGGTGCTTCAGCCTCCGCAGGCGCGCGTGCTGTGCCGTCACGAGGCAGTTACGCATCGGACGACAGCGTTGGCGATGCCCTGCGCGTGTCCGAGTTCGTGCGTCGCGAACCCGGCTTGCCCGCACGAGATACGCGTACCGCGTCGCCGGCAGCAGCGCCCCAGGGTGGGCCCCGCACGTCGGGTGCCGTGAACGTACCCGGCGTATCCAATGCCGCTGCCGCGCCCAATTCGGCTGCGCCCAACGCATCTGCCGATCCGCTGCATTCCACGTCGATTCCCGGTGTGAGCGGATATCGCCGTCCGGTTGGCATGGCGCCCGCGCATTTGCGAGGCACGATCGTCCACAGTCCGTTCCGCAAGCCTCAGCTGGGGCTCGAAGACGTGCCGCCGCGCGGCGCGGCCCCCATGGCGTTGCGCGCCCGCGAGGCGGCCGCGCCGCCGACGTCTGCGCAGACCATGCCGGCAGATGATGCGGTGGCGACGTCCGGAGCACCTGCCGTCGACGCACGGCCGGCGCCGCCGCCGGCCGCCCCTGTGATTCGTGGGGCCGCTCGGTGGTCGGCCACGGATGCGGCGACACCACTGTCTTCCGAATTCGCGGCGTTCTCACCCGTTGAACTGTCGAGCGGGGATGCCGGGACCGGCGCCAACGTGCTGCCGCCGGCACCGACACCCGAAATGCTGGCGCAGCAGGAAGCGGCGCGCGAAGCCGAGCGCCTGGCCGCGCGTGAGGCTGAACTGGCAGCGTTGGCGCACGCCAGGGCGATGGCTGCGTTGCGGGATGAGGCGCAGGCCTTGCTTCGCGACTTGCGCGAGTGGACGTCGGCCGACGTACCGCCACACGCGGATGCCGCGAGCCGCGCGCTCGACGTGCCTGACGTCTCGTCCGTGACCGCGGGAACGCCGGTCGTCGATGCGCCCGACGCGCCGTCGACGGAAATACCTGTCGAACTGCCGCGCCCCTTCGTTTTTGCCGATGTGCCGGCGAGCGTGGAACCTGTCGATGCGCGTCAACGCGCTGCCGTGCCCACGCCGAGCCCGTCGTATGTCGCTTCGGACGTGAGGGACTTGTCCCAGGCATTGCCAGCACTGGTGCCGGGCGCAGCCCCCGGCGAGCTCCCCGATGCGCTGTCCGACGCGCTGCCCGTAGCGCTATCCGACGCAATTCCCGCTGACGCCGCCGAGGCGAAGCCGGTGACAGATCCGCACGACGAGGGGGAGGGCGGCGCATCGAAGCCGCATTATGTCCTGCGCGCGGACGGCACCTGGGCGCGCGCCGACGAGACACCGGTGTCGCTGCACACGACTTCGCCGGCGGTTCAGGTCTCGCCGGTAGTCGCCACGCCCGACGCGGCGCCGCCGATCTTGTCGTCCCCGGCAGTTCCCGCCATCCCGTCGTTCGCCGCCGCGAGCGCGGCTGAGCCGCCGAGCGCCAGTTTTTCATCGGACACGCCCTACGAATTGCCGTCTCCGCGTGTGCCCGTCGATTACGACCTGCCGCCGCTCGACCTCCTTGCGCCGGCCACGTCGCAGGACGTGGCGAGCGTCGTGTCCGACGAATCCCTGGCTGCGGTGAGCCAACTGATCGAACAGCGCCTGGCCGAATTCAAGGTGCCGGTCACGGTGGTGGGCGCGTCGGCCGGCCCGGTCATTACTCGTTTCGAGGTGGAACCGGCGGTGGGCGTGCGCGGCGCCCAGGTCGTCGGTCTGATGAAGGATCTGGCGCGGGCCCTGGGCGTCACGTCGATCCGCGTGGTCGAGACCATTCCGGGCAAGACCTGCATGGGGCTCGAACTGCCGAATGCGCAGCGCCAGATGATCCGCCTGTCGGAGATTTTGAGGGCCTCGGCGTTTGACGCACATCGTTCGCGTCTCGCGTTGGCGATGGGCAAGGACATCACCGGGGAGCCGGTCGTGGCGGATCTGGCGCGCGCGCCCCACTTGCTGGTGGCCGGCACGACCGGCTCGGGCAAGTCGGTCGCCGTCAACGCGATGATCCTCTCGTTGCTCTACAAGGCGACGCCGGACGACGTTCGGCTCATCATGATCGACCCGAAGATGCTCGAGCTCTCGGTCTACGGCGGCATCCCCCACTTGCTGGCGCCGGTCGTCACCGACATGAAGCAGGCCGCGCATGCCCTGAACTGGTGCGTGGGAGAAATGGAAAAGCGCTATCGCCTGATGTCGGCGCTCGGCGTGCGCAACCTGGCGGGCTACAACGAGAAGATCGACGCGGCACGCGCGGCGGGCGAGAAGGTGAGCAATCCGTTCTCGCTCACCCCCGACGCCCCCGAGCCGCTTGACCGTCTGCCGTTCATCGTGGTGGTCATCGACGAGCTTGCCGATCTCATGATGGTGGCGGGCAAGAAGATCGAAGAACTGATCGCGCGACTGGCGCAAAAGGCGCGCGCGGCGGGCATTCACCTGATTCTCGCCACGCAGCGACCGTCGGTCGACGTCATCACGGGGCTCATCAAGGCGAACATTCCGACGCGTGTTGCGTTCCAGGTCTCGTCGAAGATCGATTCGCGCACGATCCTCGATCAGATGGGCGCGGAGTCGCTGCTCGGTCAGGGCGACATGCTGTTCCTGCCGCCCGGTACCGGGTATCCACAGCGCGTGCACGGGGCGTTCGTGGCGGACGACGAAGTGCACCGGGTCGTGCAGCACTGGCAACAGTACGGCGAGCCGGACTACGACGAGGCGATTCTCGCGGGCGATCCGGGCGATGCGGCGTCGGCCGATCTCTTCGGCGAGACGTCGGGCGACGCCGAGGCCGATCCGCTGTACGACGAGGCTGCCGCATTCGTGCTCAATTCCCGCCGCGCATCGATTTCCGCCGTGCAGCGCCAGTTGCGCATCGGCTACAACCGTGCGGCGCGCTTGATCGAGCAGATGGAGACCGCCGGGCTCGTCAGTCCGATGGGGCGAAACGGGGCGCGCGAAGTGATCGTCTCCGGCGACTAA
- a CDS encoding branched-chain amino acid ABC transporter permease, with translation MTILIQLIYSGIALGMIYAVIAFGYQLTFATSGTLNFGQGEALMLGALVGLTLVETLGLNYWLMIPIVCLFGLVQGAFVERIGVKPALRIKSEFGWIMSTIALGIIFRNVAENLWGRDDLKFPSPLPESPIKLMGANVLPMELLVVVGALLMMAAVELFNRRSIYGKAVVATANDRDAAGLMGINTSLVITFSYALSSMAAAFAGVLVAPLTLTGATMGAVLGLKAFAVAIIGGLSSGMGVLVGGLILGVAETTTAFYISTGYKDVPGLVLLLLVLAVKPAGLFGKTAIKKV, from the coding sequence ATGACCATCCTGATTCAACTCATCTACAGCGGTATCGCGCTGGGGATGATCTACGCCGTGATCGCCTTCGGTTACCAACTGACGTTCGCGACGTCCGGCACCCTGAACTTCGGCCAGGGCGAGGCGCTCATGCTCGGCGCACTGGTCGGCCTGACCCTGGTGGAAACGCTCGGACTGAACTATTGGCTCATGATCCCCATCGTCTGCCTGTTCGGCCTGGTGCAAGGCGCCTTCGTCGAGCGCATCGGCGTGAAGCCGGCCTTGCGCATCAAATCGGAGTTCGGCTGGATCATGTCCACCATTGCGCTGGGCATCATCTTTCGCAACGTCGCCGAAAATCTCTGGGGCCGCGACGACCTGAAGTTCCCGTCGCCGCTGCCGGAGTCGCCGATCAAGCTCATGGGCGCGAACGTCCTGCCGATGGAACTGCTTGTCGTGGTCGGCGCGCTGCTCATGATGGCGGCCGTCGAGCTCTTCAATCGTCGCTCCATCTACGGCAAGGCGGTCGTGGCCACGGCCAACGACCGCGACGCGGCCGGACTCATGGGCATCAACACGAGTCTCGTGATCACGTTCTCGTACGCGCTGTCGTCGATGGCCGCCGCATTTGCCGGCGTGCTCGTGGCGCCACTCACGCTGACCGGCGCCACCATGGGGGCCGTGCTCGGCCTGAAGGCATTCGCCGTGGCGATCATCGGCGGTCTGTCGAGCGGCATGGGCGTGCTCGTGGGCGGCCTGATCCTCGGCGTGGCGGAGACGACCACCGCGTTCTACATTTCGACCGGCTACAAAGACGTGCCGGGTCTCGTACTGCTGCTGCTTGTGCTGGCCGTGAAGCCGGCGGGCCTGTTCGGCAAGACCGCCATCAAGAAGGTGTAA